The DNA sequence atgcaaatCTATAAACAAAATGGCAAATCAAAAACACAATGACCAATCAAGTCACAACATAAGTTAGAAAATACAACGACAAATCTACAAACCGGAAAAGGTAggtacattgcgtgaatggaaTTCTTGCTGCTGATTGGACGACACATCTGTCAATAAATCACAAATGTGTGCAATATCAGTtggaatttttttataaatgtagaACAACTTCGGTTTAATTTTACTTTGAACATAACATTGTCAGCCGGGACGATAATACAACAGTAAAAGTTTGTATTAAATACACCTGACTGACCTTGTTAGTATGCAACTGCAACCATTTTGTCCTTTTATCTTTGCAAAAGAAATTATTCAATTGCATTTTAAATTTAACTtgtttcaaaaacattttttttcaacagcaagaacaatatgaaaaataaattaaatttaatttgaGCATAATCTCAAAATAGTGCAACAgcattagcagcgggacaaaattAACAAATGTTACTGTCATCCCGACAGGAcctcctgacatttaaacctgATTTACTTTGATTCTAAAAAAAGCAAATTTCAGAATGTATTACAGAAATAACCTCTAGGTTGACCAGTATTGTAAAACATCAAACTAGAAACActtgtattaaaaaaaacattactgctttagtaatttactttactttttagtAATTTACTACCCACATGAAACGATTGCAAAATATCGCAATAACTGGCAGCTCTGTCAAGCGTTGTGTGCTGAACATACTTtcatagtttggaatgcaaatgtaatAAGGGCTCGGTTCTCTTGCTTCGTTAATACTATAAGCTAATTTTATTTCGGGTAATTACAAATACAGTACAATAGCTAACCACTATCACTAGCTCTAATACCTGTTAGACTTTATCATGTCTCACTTTATATGTTCAATACCACGTGAAGCAGATGAATGAATGTGCATTTGTCACCAACTGGACATGGGTGGGCATTACGTTTACATGTTACAATAATCACCCTCAGTGTGATGTAAAAATGAATGACGTATggcttttaaatgtttctgtcaCTGCTAAAAACAGTCAAAAGACAGTCGTGTCTCTTTTAAAACGTGGTTATTTTTGCACATGAACTGCTGAATGATGGCCAAatttgaacccacagtaagagcaAAACATAGTGTACATGTGCGCACTCTGCTACCAGCTCTACTGGACTTTTGGTGTATCTTGATTGACAGAGGTGTCGTTCATTTAGCAGTAACCATTCCGTTCGCACAATATACCTTCCTTTTCTGGTTTGTAGATTGTTGGGAATTTTGttttctgacatgttttcttgtcactggatttgttgttgtgttttttttctttttggctTTTTTTAACGTAGGCCTTTGTGTTTtcaatttgttgttttgttttgcacttCTTGGCCAGCATATGAATGCCTCTGGCAATTCAtatttaatgtatattaaattctttaatatacatttaatgtatattaaattctttaatatacatttgaattattttaaatgtttcctCTCTGTCCAGCCCTAATGACGTCACCTCCTACAATATTTATGTGGGACGGCAGCAGCTGAATGGTTGGAACCCGGATGAGACCAACCATAAAATCAATCGTGTAGTGGTTCCCTATGGTTACACTGATCCCCAGCTGGGCCAGGATATTGCTCTTGTGGAGCTAGCTACACCTGTTGTTTGGTCGGATCGTGTTCAACCTGTCTGCTTGCCTTATGCCAATGTGGAGTTCAATAGTGATATGAAGTGTATGATCACAGGATGGGGTGACATCAGAGATGGAGGTGAGAGTGAAGGTTAAAACCcattgtaaaaagtgttttattttttttatgttgttttcatttaaaaaaataatttttaaaagttgatTTAATGAAAATTGACACTATTTACCATTTAAATCACTCTGTTCATATAAGAAATTATTTTTGCAGAAATTATCTTTGcacataatttaaagttcacaTAACACACTTCTGCATTTCTGGTGTTAATCTGGAGTTCCTATAGAGTactatgacatcctttatatctctgaagagtctttagtttaatcagatttataaaagaaagattagctttactgaATCTTTCCGAAAACGTACGAAAAACTGAaggaggaggagttactaccgtgGGAGGAGCAAGTACGTGTCATGCAacatacaacactgtttaacttatgattcactacatgttcgtgtcatctatataatatgcacgcacctatttccaacataaaagacagaagtcttactgcatgcaactcatgacccggttgggaaaatccagcgcatcaaacacacaagcaaaactccgctgctaccccggataataaactatatccattgttttcatacggctgactttcttctgcttaaatccaaaaacacacttcttctttcgtgccattgttgacttttgaaattaaacaaagcagtgtcgcgtgatatgatgtttgcaagttctagcatctcccgctgattgacgggtgggcggggttttccgggggaagtgcccatataaagaagtgatgcgtatagaaaacccctgaaacgtcagctggacatgtaatcgaaaaaaactttctgaaacttgtacgaaccctggcgaagtgcattcggcacagaaatactctgtaacacgcccaactgcttttttgacaatttgcctacgttaaaggaacagtatgtaggattgtggccaaaactggtactgcaataactgaacttgtggctaaaactggtactgcaatcacacaactcgtggccaatacacaacatgacaacataaacatcagtttagggctgcaactccactttttaaatgacaatatcctggccagaccattGTAGTCAgtgttataagtatttgaaatgaaaatgatttcttaatgtctggtgacatatcagggccattttatgattaattgatataaatttcttacatactgttcctttaagcatgaggaaacaactctataactgtgttaataggtcggaatgcttgaaataccattgaacaaAGAAACATCTTTACTTGCAGAGTCTGtgtttcatgttgactttaatagattttttcattgtttttgacTTAAATCAACAGAATGGCATTTATACACTATAAAGAGATCATAAAAGAATAATCGATTAACTAGTATGCACATTTACAGTAATGCATAATAcaaatttaaaaggaaataaaaaatttttaatGCAGCCTTTAAACGTTAcacatttaatgcattttgtacAACCAGTACAATTCATGGAATGTTTCccttatacacacacacacacactgtacatAATCGTGTTACTATACACATACTGTAATAGTTCTATGTAGTACGTATGGGTGCAGTAGTATGCATACATTCCggacatttgttttttattttcatgtgaCTCATATTCTTTTGTTAAACTAATAAATCTGACTGAAACATGCTGTAGGTTGCTTAGttcaaaaatgtattgttttaattttatttattcaaaccTTGATCTTCTGTTCAGTTGCTCTACAGGGGGTCGGGCCTTTGCAAGAAGTGCAGGTGCCAATCATCGACTCCAGTTCTTGCCAggatatgtttttaataaaccCCACAGAGAACATTGACATTCGCAGTGACATGATGTGTGCTGGCTTCGCAGAAGGGGGCAAGGACTCTTGCCAGGTAAGGGCAGCATTTCATATTTGTGTGTTGTGCCAGTGTGTTCACGTAAAACCTGAAATATATTGaatttatgcatttttgaaCTTCTGATCACTTGACCTacaatcccataatgcattaCTTGTATGAGAAACTTCAGTTGCCAAGGAAATGCCTCAGACATCTGCTCTTGTGTTTTAGGGTGATTCTGGTGGCCCACTGGTGTGCCAGATAAGTGATGGTAGCTGGGTACAAGCTGGTATTGTGAGCTTTGGTCTTGGCTGTGCTAAACCAAACCGACCGGGAGTCTATGCCAAAGTATCCAGCTTTACGAACTACATCCGGTCCAATGTTGGTGGAGTCCAGCTCAAGAGCGCATCGAGTCACAATTGGGCTGACCGGGTCATGGTGCTTATAAGAACTTTAATTCTACTGGTACTGGTACAGCTGCTGAGATAGACACTCTATAACAAAAAACACccaaaacaaatcaaaatgCCATCCAACTTGAACATATTTAGACACTGCCATAACATCTAGGATTTATAGTCTTCAGAGAAGCTTTTAatcattatcattattaaacttaatgtatgtgaactgtTAGTATAATCTAACAATGAAACTAAACAcatttgaattatttttaaatgattttgaattattttaaacatacatttttttgtaatctAGGTTGATGTCTTATGGTGATGCATTTATTATCTGAAATCTGTCAAGCCTGTAATGATTACTAACATCATAGGAATAATCAAGTAAACTATGcaaatatgataaatagcaataattcATACTAAAGACATGAACACTCTTTGTACAAAAATTAGGAATGCTGTATACTCTTTATGTAAGGACATATCAAACCTTACGTGTTTTATCCAAAAACTAATTTATGATAATACATAATTCATCaactgtgtttttctttgtcAGTTTTtctatgtaaataaatgtaaccaaattctttttataatttatagtgTGGATTCATGTTTATGAAAACCAAACACTGGGTGTTGCGTGTA is a window from the Misgurnus anguillicaudatus chromosome 4, ASM2758022v2, whole genome shotgun sequence genome containing:
- the LOC129420706 gene encoding serine protease 33, coding for MPYVSCCWKVFLVLFGLWMGEAQECGRTPILNRIVGGVSASDGAWPWQVDIQIPTQGHVCGGTLITENWVLSAAHCFPNPNDVTSYNIYVGRQQLNGWNPDETNHKINRVVVPYGYTDPQLGQDIALVELATPVVWSDRVQPVCLPYANVEFNSDMKCMITGWGDIRDGVALQGVGPLQEVQVPIIDSSSCQDMFLINPTENIDIRSDMMCAGFAEGGKDSCQGDSGGPLVCQISDGSWVQAGIVSFGLGCAKPNRPGVYAKVSSFTNYIRSNVGGVQLKSASSHNWADRVMVLIRTLILLVLVQLLR